A genomic window from Anthonomus grandis grandis chromosome 2, icAntGran1.3, whole genome shotgun sequence includes:
- the LOC126750595 gene encoding uncharacterized protein LOC126750595 codes for MAAMVNEIELIENVRNHECLFNVKSRHYRNQSMRQEAWEEIAKEINSPLPSVRETWTKLRNAFLNAKKRRQTKSGQETTKVVPWKYEQEMSFLIPHLECRQTKSNLESQKDQPNVIDDESTGSDDVINNTLQESITLNADNLTQTQHSSTDTPVISTPIHPKYSQKKARLSSKDISLNPTEEMVRIMKQNAEARNERRNKINSDSPSSNLDEVDMFYLSMAKTVKRLPQREQAYIRMEFCRMVSEAEIRNLDAKSLPVSVTISTDNQSTSTSSLQSTPLHSPTDLSTQYNNCPSSGTSTSYVQLTPLRNPTNLSTQSSCPQSGTSTSYSPSLYEHGFTPFM; via the exons ATGGCCGCGATGGTGAACGAAATTGAACTAATTGAAAATGTAAGAAATCATGAATGTTTATTTAACGTCAAGTCAAGACACTACCGAAATCAAAGTATGAGACAAGAAGCATGGGAGGAGATAGCAAAGGAAATTAATAGCCCAT tgCCATCGGTTCGAGAGACTTGGACTAAATTGAGAAACGCATTCCTAAACGCAAAAAAGCGAAGGCAGACCAAGAGTGGACAAGAGACAACAAAAGTGGTTCCCTGGAAGTATGAACAAGAAATGTCGTTTTTAATACCACATCTAGAGTGTCGCCAAACTAAAAGCAATCTAGAATCACAAAAAGATCAACCAAATGTAATTGATGACGAGAGCACTGGCAGTGacgatgttattaataatacgcTCCAAGAAAGTATCACCTTGAATGCAGACAATTTGACACAGACACAACATTCAAGCACTGACACACCAGTTATCAGTACCCCGATCCATCCAAAATATTCGCAAAAAAAAGCCCGTTTATCCAGCAAAGATATATCTCTGAATCCAACAGAGGAAATGGTGCGTATCATGAAACAAAACGCCGAGGCACGAAATGAGAGACGCAATAAGATAAATTCAGATTCTCCTTCCTCTAATTTGGATGAGGTAGACATGTTTTACCTTAGTATGGCCAAAACAGTGAAACGCTTACCACAAAGGGAACAGGCATATATTAGAATGGAGTTTTGCCGAATGGTATCTGAAGCAGAAATCAGGAATTTGGATGCAAAAAGCCTTCCCGTCTCGGTGACAATCTCCACAGATAATCAGTCAACGTCAACATCATCTCTGCAATCCACTCCTTTGCATAGTCCAACTGATTTATCAACTCAATACAACAACTGTCCGTCATCTGGTACGAGTACTTCCTACGTGCAACTTACTCCTTTGCGAAATCCAACTAATTTATCAACTCAGAGCAGCTGTCCACAATCTGGTACGAGTACTTCCTACTCTCCATCGCTGTATGAACACGGATTTACCccatttatgtaa